Proteins found in one Zea mays cultivar B73 chromosome 1, Zm-B73-REFERENCE-NAM-5.0, whole genome shotgun sequence genomic segment:
- the LOC100284760 gene encoding calcineurin subunit B: MGSTSSMLTQYDIEEVQDHCNHAFSQQEIVSLYHRFCQLDRNGGGFVSADEFMSVPEFAVNPLSQRLLRMLDGLNFKEFVAFLSAFSPRTSLQEKIEFIFRVYDTDCNGKVAFDDILSILRDLTGSFMTEQQRQKVLTHVLEEAGYTKNSHFTLPDFMKIIGNSELKMEVEVPID; this comes from the exons ATGGGGAGCACTTCCTCTATGCTCACCCAATACGATATCGAGGAGGTCCAGGACCATTGTAACCACGCAT TCTCGCAGCAGGAGATCGTGTCGCTGTACCACCGCTTCTGCCAGCTCGACCGCAACGGAGGTGGCTTCGTCTCCGCTGACGAGTTCATGTCGGTACCTGAGTTCGCCGTAAATCCCCTCTCCCAG AGGCTCCTGAGGATGCTGGATGGTCTCAACTTCAAGGAGTTTGTAGCATTTTTGTCGGCTTTTAGCCCCCGCACAAGCCTACAGGAAAAGATTGAAT TTATTTTCAGGGTTTATGATACTGACTGCAACGGGAAGGTTGCTTTTGATGACATCTTAAGCATCTTGCGAGATCTGACAGGTTCATTTATGACAGAGCAACAGAGACAG AAAGTCTTGACTCATGTGTTAGAAGAAGCTGGGTACACAAAAAATTCACATTTCACACTCCCAGACTTTATGAAG ATTATTGGCAATTCTGAGCTCAAGATGGAGGTTGAAGTTCCTATTGACTAA
- the LOC100284760 gene encoding calcineurin subunit B isoform X1 — MGSTSSMLTQYDIEEVQDHCNHAFSQQEIVSLYHRFCQLDRNGGGFVSADEFMSVPEFAVNPLSQRLLRMLDGLNFKEFVAFLSAFSPRTSLQEKIEFIFRVYDTDCNGKVAFDDILSILRDLTGSFMTEQQRQKVLTHVLEEAGYTKNSHFTLPDFMKARFNSSDPFAAACILSNQ; from the exons ATGGGGAGCACTTCCTCTATGCTCACCCAATACGATATCGAGGAGGTCCAGGACCATTGTAACCACGCAT TCTCGCAGCAGGAGATCGTGTCGCTGTACCACCGCTTCTGCCAGCTCGACCGCAACGGAGGTGGCTTCGTCTCCGCTGACGAGTTCATGTCGGTACCTGAGTTCGCCGTAAATCCCCTCTCCCAG AGGCTCCTGAGGATGCTGGATGGTCTCAACTTCAAGGAGTTTGTAGCATTTTTGTCGGCTTTTAGCCCCCGCACAAGCCTACAGGAAAAGATTGAAT TTATTTTCAGGGTTTATGATACTGACTGCAACGGGAAGGTTGCTTTTGATGACATCTTAAGCATCTTGCGAGATCTGACAGGTTCATTTATGACAGAGCAACAGAGACAG AAAGTCTTGACTCATGTGTTAGAAGAAGCTGGGTACACAAAAAATTCACATTTCACACTCCCAGACTTTATGAAG GCAAGGTTCAACTCTTCTGATCCATTTGCTGCTGCTTGCATACTATCGAATCAATGA
- the LOC100284760 gene encoding calcineurin subunit B isoform X2 encodes MGSTSSMLTQYDIEEVQDHCNHAFSQQEIVSLYHRFCQLDRNGGGFVSADEFMSVPEFAVNPLSQRLLRMLDGLNFKEFVAFLSAFSPRTSLQEKIEFIFRVYDTDCNGKVAFDDILSILRDLTGSFMTEQQRQIIGNSELKMEVEVPID; translated from the exons ATGGGGAGCACTTCCTCTATGCTCACCCAATACGATATCGAGGAGGTCCAGGACCATTGTAACCACGCAT TCTCGCAGCAGGAGATCGTGTCGCTGTACCACCGCTTCTGCCAGCTCGACCGCAACGGAGGTGGCTTCGTCTCCGCTGACGAGTTCATGTCGGTACCTGAGTTCGCCGTAAATCCCCTCTCCCAG AGGCTCCTGAGGATGCTGGATGGTCTCAACTTCAAGGAGTTTGTAGCATTTTTGTCGGCTTTTAGCCCCCGCACAAGCCTACAGGAAAAGATTGAAT TTATTTTCAGGGTTTATGATACTGACTGCAACGGGAAGGTTGCTTTTGATGACATCTTAAGCATCTTGCGAGATCTGACAGGTTCATTTATGACAGAGCAACAGAGACAG ATTATTGGCAATTCTGAGCTCAAGATGGAGGTTGAAGTTCCTATTGACTAA
- the LOC103643262 gene encoding uncharacterized protein isoform X1 — MSSETATAPSETEAARANLLKRNSDDVGWEYGVLVDANNKDKVKCKFCDKEMREGIYRLKEHLAHVGKNVKKCTSTTPQALEAKEKCKKAIEAAKRKREEKTVRELELREEVNVSRVGEESEEVTCVGSSQPHKLGPIDKWTRAIDPTKADSFKQQQLNKELWKEREHEVHKFIARWAYNHGIPFNACDNDEFKQMCEAIGQFGPGLTPPTQDAFRGSLLEEEYERTKCLLQEREAEKMKNGCSIMTDAWSDRKRRSIMNICTNCADGTSFISSKEMSGVSHTSEVIFELVDKAIEDIGEENVVQVVTDNASNNMGAKKLLLEKRPQIFWTSCAAHTINLMLQGIGNLPRFKKVIDQAKSFTIFVYGHTRTLECLRYFIEGKELVRPGVTRFASYFLTLNSMQEKKDQLRKMVVHSRWDSLKDVKSKKGKEATTTILSPAFWKDVKLMLAVFEPFVKVLRLVDGDVKPSMGFLYGELLKAKREVKEAFGNVESRFKDVMAVIEKKMNGRLDSPLHLTAFLLNPHYSYANPSIFDEPKMNEAFISCVEQFYYHDEDQQEQAANFELKKFQNREGPFSKKLARTFQNYDYNPGRASWWRLYGTETPALQKMATRILSLTSSSSGCERNWSGFEGIHTKKRNRLTTTRLNKLVYIQFNNRMMNNREKIKSKKITDVLLSSDTTEAQGFLQEGGDDCAQVVFRDGEEDEMEGTGIPWSVIGEAVGAEEQLEPRRSARVRELYEGEEFESEEEENEDEDLCYSEDEI, encoded by the exons ATGTCATCAGAAACTGCAACTGCACCTTCTGAAACTGAAGCAGCTAGAGCGAATCTCCTAAAAAGAAATTCAGATGATGTTGGATGGGAATATGGTGTTCTTGTTGATGCTAACAACAAAGACAAGGTGAAGTGTAAGTTCTGTGACAAGGAGATGAGGGAAGGGATTTATAGGTTGAAGGAGcatcttgcccatgttggaaagaATGTGAAGAAATGCACGTCTACAACACCGCAGGCTCTAGAGGCTAAAGAGAAGTGCAAGAAAGCAATAGAGGCTGCAAAAAGGAAGAGGGAGGAGAAGACTGTTCGTGAGCTAGAACTTAGAGAGGAAGTGAATGTATCTAGGGTTGGAGAGGAGTCAGAAGAAGTCACTTGTGTTGGAAGCTCACAGCCTCACAAATTAGGGCCAATTGACAAATGGACACGTGCTATTGATCCTACCAAGGCTGATTCATTCAAACAACAACAGCTGAACAAGGAACTATGGAAAGAACGAGAGCATGAGGTGCACAAGTTTATTGCAAGATGGGCCTATAATCATG GAATACCTTTCAATGCATGTGACAATGATGAGTTCAAGCAAATGTGTGAAGCAATTGGACAATTTGGACCAGGACTaacacctccaactcaagatgcCTTTCGAGGTAGTTTGCTGGAAGAAGAATATGAAAGAACCAAGTGTTTGCTGCAGGAACGTGAAGCCGAGAAGATGAAAAATGGGTGCTCTATTATGACCGATGCTTGGTCAGATAGGAAGCGGAGAAGCATAATGAATATATGCACTAATTGTGCTGATGGAACCTCCTTCATCAGCTCAAAAGAGATGTCAGGTGTGTCACACACAAGTGAAGTCATTTTTGAATTAGTGGACAAAGCAATTGAAGACATTGGTGAAGAAAATGTGGTGCAAGTAGTCACTGACAATGCCTCTAACAACATGGGAGCAAAGAAGCTATTGCTTGAGAAGAGACCACAAATATTTTGGACCTCTTGTGCAGCTCACACAATCAACTTGATGCTCCAAGGAATTGGCAACTTGCCTCGGTTCAAGAAAGTGATTGACCAAGCAAAGTCATTTACCATATTTGTGTATGGCCACACAAGAACATTGGAGTGCTTGAGATACTTCATAGAGGGGAAAGAGCTAGTGAGGCCAGGAGTGACTAGGTTTGCTTCATACTTTCTCACTTTGAACAGTATGCAAGAGAAGAAGGATCAATTAAGGAAGATGGTGGTTCATAGCAGGTGGGACTCATTAAAGGATGTGaaatcaaagaaaggaaaagaggccACAACTACTATATTGAGTCCAGCCTTTTGGAAGGATGTGAAGCTAATGTTGGCTGTTTTTGAGCCATTCGTCAAAGTCCTCCGTTTGGTTGATGGGGATGTGAAGCCATCCATGGGTTTCCTTTATGGAGAGCTACTAAAGGCAAAGAGAGAGGTCAAAGAGGCCTTTGGCAATGTTGAGTCTCGATTCAAAGATGTTATGGCTGTAATTGAGAAGAAGATGAATGGAAGACTTGATTCTCCATTGCATTTGACAGCTTTTTTGTTGAATCCACACTATAGCTATGCTAACCCATCAATCTTTGATGAGCCCAAAATGAATGAAGCCTTCATATCTTGTGTCGAGCAATTTTATTATCATGATGAGGACCAACAAGAACAGGCTGCCAACTTTGAATTGAAAAAATTTCAGAATAGAGAAGGACCATTTAGCAAGAAGCTTGCAAGAACTTTTCAAAACTATGATTACAATCCAGGTAGAG CATCATGGTGGCGGTTATATGGAACTGAAACACCAGCTTTACAGAAGATGGCTACAAGGATATTATCTTTGACATCAAGCTCTTCTGGTTGTGAAAGaaattggagtgggtttgaaggg ATACACACTAAGAAGAGAAATAGGCTGACTACAACCCGCCTCAACAAGTTGGTCTATATTCAGTTCAATAACAGGATGATGAATAACAGAGAAAAGATTAAGTCAAAGAAAATCACTGATGTTCTCTTGTCTAGTGATACAACTGAAGCTCAAGGTTTTCTCCAAGAGGGTGGAGATGATTGTGCACAAGTTGTCTTTAGAGATGGGGAGGAAGATGAGATGGAAGGTACAGGGATACCTTGGTCTGTTATTGGAGAGGCAGTGGGAGCAGAAGAACAGCTTGAGCCTCGTAGAAGTGCAAGAGTGAGAGAGCTCTATGAAggagaagagtttgagtctgaagaAGAAGAGAATGAAGATGAAGATTTGTGCTACAGTGAAGATGAAATATGA
- the LOC103643262 gene encoding uncharacterized protein isoform X2 gives MSSETATAPSETEAARANLLKRNSDDVGWEYGVLVDANNKDKVKCKFCDKEMREGIYRLKEHLAHVGKNVKKCTSTTPQALEAKEKCKKAIEAAKRKREEKTVRELELREEVNVSRVGEESEEVTCVGSSQPHKLGPIDKWTRAIDPTKADSFKQQQLNKELWKEREHEVHKFIARWAYNHGIPFNACDNDEFKQMCEAIGQFGPGLTPPTQDAFRGSLLEEEYERTKCLLQEREAEKMKNGCSIMTDAWSDRKRRSIMNICTNCADGTSFISSKEMSGVSHTSEVIFELVDKAIEDIGEENVVQVVTDNASNNMGAKKLLLEKRPQIFWTSCAAHTINLMLQGIGNLPRFKKVIDQAKSFTIFVYGHTRTLECLRYFIEGKELVRPGVTRFASYFLTLNSMQEKKDQLRKMVVHSRWDSLKDVKSKKGKEATTTILSPAFWKDVKLMLAVFEPFVKVLRLVDGDVKPSMGFLYGELLKAKREVKEAFGNVESRFKDVMAVIEKKMNGRLDSPLHLTAFLLNPHYSYANPSIFDEPKMNEAFISCVEQFYYHDEDQQEQAANFELKKFQNREGPFSKKLARTFQNYDYNPASWWRLYGTETPALQKMATRILSLTSSSSGCERNWSGFEGIHTKKRNRLTTTRLNKLVYIQFNNRMMNNREKIKSKKITDVLLSSDTTEAQGFLQEGGDDCAQVVFRDGEEDEMEGTGIPWSVIGEAVGAEEQLEPRRSARVRELYEGEEFESEEEENEDEDLCYSEDEI, from the exons ATGTCATCAGAAACTGCAACTGCACCTTCTGAAACTGAAGCAGCTAGAGCGAATCTCCTAAAAAGAAATTCAGATGATGTTGGATGGGAATATGGTGTTCTTGTTGATGCTAACAACAAAGACAAGGTGAAGTGTAAGTTCTGTGACAAGGAGATGAGGGAAGGGATTTATAGGTTGAAGGAGcatcttgcccatgttggaaagaATGTGAAGAAATGCACGTCTACAACACCGCAGGCTCTAGAGGCTAAAGAGAAGTGCAAGAAAGCAATAGAGGCTGCAAAAAGGAAGAGGGAGGAGAAGACTGTTCGTGAGCTAGAACTTAGAGAGGAAGTGAATGTATCTAGGGTTGGAGAGGAGTCAGAAGAAGTCACTTGTGTTGGAAGCTCACAGCCTCACAAATTAGGGCCAATTGACAAATGGACACGTGCTATTGATCCTACCAAGGCTGATTCATTCAAACAACAACAGCTGAACAAGGAACTATGGAAAGAACGAGAGCATGAGGTGCACAAGTTTATTGCAAGATGGGCCTATAATCATG GAATACCTTTCAATGCATGTGACAATGATGAGTTCAAGCAAATGTGTGAAGCAATTGGACAATTTGGACCAGGACTaacacctccaactcaagatgcCTTTCGAGGTAGTTTGCTGGAAGAAGAATATGAAAGAACCAAGTGTTTGCTGCAGGAACGTGAAGCCGAGAAGATGAAAAATGGGTGCTCTATTATGACCGATGCTTGGTCAGATAGGAAGCGGAGAAGCATAATGAATATATGCACTAATTGTGCTGATGGAACCTCCTTCATCAGCTCAAAAGAGATGTCAGGTGTGTCACACACAAGTGAAGTCATTTTTGAATTAGTGGACAAAGCAATTGAAGACATTGGTGAAGAAAATGTGGTGCAAGTAGTCACTGACAATGCCTCTAACAACATGGGAGCAAAGAAGCTATTGCTTGAGAAGAGACCACAAATATTTTGGACCTCTTGTGCAGCTCACACAATCAACTTGATGCTCCAAGGAATTGGCAACTTGCCTCGGTTCAAGAAAGTGATTGACCAAGCAAAGTCATTTACCATATTTGTGTATGGCCACACAAGAACATTGGAGTGCTTGAGATACTTCATAGAGGGGAAAGAGCTAGTGAGGCCAGGAGTGACTAGGTTTGCTTCATACTTTCTCACTTTGAACAGTATGCAAGAGAAGAAGGATCAATTAAGGAAGATGGTGGTTCATAGCAGGTGGGACTCATTAAAGGATGTGaaatcaaagaaaggaaaagaggccACAACTACTATATTGAGTCCAGCCTTTTGGAAGGATGTGAAGCTAATGTTGGCTGTTTTTGAGCCATTCGTCAAAGTCCTCCGTTTGGTTGATGGGGATGTGAAGCCATCCATGGGTTTCCTTTATGGAGAGCTACTAAAGGCAAAGAGAGAGGTCAAAGAGGCCTTTGGCAATGTTGAGTCTCGATTCAAAGATGTTATGGCTGTAATTGAGAAGAAGATGAATGGAAGACTTGATTCTCCATTGCATTTGACAGCTTTTTTGTTGAATCCACACTATAGCTATGCTAACCCATCAATCTTTGATGAGCCCAAAATGAATGAAGCCTTCATATCTTGTGTCGAGCAATTTTATTATCATGATGAGGACCAACAAGAACAGGCTGCCAACTTTGAATTGAAAAAATTTCAGAATAGAGAAGGACCATTTAGCAAGAAGCTTGCAAGAACTTTTCAAAACTATGATTACAATCCAG CATCATGGTGGCGGTTATATGGAACTGAAACACCAGCTTTACAGAAGATGGCTACAAGGATATTATCTTTGACATCAAGCTCTTCTGGTTGTGAAAGaaattggagtgggtttgaaggg ATACACACTAAGAAGAGAAATAGGCTGACTACAACCCGCCTCAACAAGTTGGTCTATATTCAGTTCAATAACAGGATGATGAATAACAGAGAAAAGATTAAGTCAAAGAAAATCACTGATGTTCTCTTGTCTAGTGATACAACTGAAGCTCAAGGTTTTCTCCAAGAGGGTGGAGATGATTGTGCACAAGTTGTCTTTAGAGATGGGGAGGAAGATGAGATGGAAGGTACAGGGATACCTTGGTCTGTTATTGGAGAGGCAGTGGGAGCAGAAGAACAGCTTGAGCCTCGTAGAAGTGCAAGAGTGAGAGAGCTCTATGAAggagaagagtttgagtctgaagaAGAAGAGAATGAAGATGAAGATTTGTGCTACAGTGAAGATGAAATATGA